A genomic window from Megalobrama amblycephala isolate DHTTF-2021 linkage group LG2, ASM1881202v1, whole genome shotgun sequence includes:
- the LOC125259076 gene encoding serine/threonine-protein kinase pim-2-like isoform X2: MSMAHMMGERGGQAVRSADSFDGWLCPPLPGQVPVEPKKTSRGLTARGAMGASPVNKRSTEKPTERRKRKQIRSFLNRPWKAMKSPFRCCCPCSDVDVVKPFVPSPDLEPEPDPEPPSPAPDHSGVKPINEKPTERRKRKRIRSFLNRLWKAMKSPFRCCCPCSDVDVVEPCVPPPDLEPDPDPEPPSPAPDLEPEPDPEPPSPAPDLEPDSDPEPPSPAPDLEPESDPEPPSPAPDLEPESDTEPPSPAPDHSGVKTINESFESLYNVGEMLGSGGFGRVYEGTRKFDGKKVAIKEMLKIDNDRYLHIPGHPKPLVTEVALLLMMRREPISPYVIHLYEWFEHPQTFTLVMEYPEPCESLRAFITRNPRLCEPAAQVIVLQAMMAVLHCIERGVFHHDIHAQNFLLNKDTFRLKLIDFGCGQLFSSDGYESKIYIGAPTYCPPEVLTEPRFHAIPTNVWALGVLLYKMVNGCLPFRSRREITQAKITFQNSTLSEECTDLISQCLARDPTKRPTLEQMFQHEWITSDLDWGSSGDSIRL, encoded by the exons ATGTCGATGGCTCACATGATGGGTGAAAGAGGAG GTCAGGCTGTCAGGTCCGCCGACAGCTTCGATGGATGGCTGTGCCCTCCGCTGCCAGGTCAAGTTCCTGTCGAGCCAAAGAAGACGTCACGTGGCCTAACTGCCCGGGGTGCCATGGGGGCTTCTCCTGTGAACAAGAGGTCAACAG AAAAACCTACAGAACGCAGGAAGAGGAAACAAATTCGTTCTTTCCTCAACAGGCCGTGGAAGGCGATGAAGAGTCCTTTCCGGTGCTGTTGCCCCTGTAGTGATGTGGATGTTGTGAAGCCTTTTGTCCCTTCACCAGATCTGGAGCCAGAGCCTGATCCCGAACCACCGTCACCTGCTCCAGATCACTCCGGCGTCAAGCCAATTAATG AAAAACCTACAGAAcgcaggaagaggaaaagaaTTCGTTCTTTCCTCAACAGGCTGTGGAAGGCGATGAAGAGTCCTTTCCGGTGCTGTTGCCCCTGTAGTGATGTGGATGTTGTGGAGCCTTGTGTCCCTCCACCAGATCTGGAGCCAGATCCTGATCCCGAACCACCGTCACCTGCTCCAGATCTGGAGCCAGAGCCTGATCCCGAGCCACCGTCACCTGCTCCAGATCTGGAGCCAGATTCTGATCCCGAGCCACCGTCACCTGCTCCAGATCTGGAGCCAGAGTCTGATCCCGAGCCACCGTCACCTGCTCCAGATCTGGAGCCAGAGTCTGATACCGAGCCACCGTCACCTGCTCCAGATCACTCCGGCGTCAAGACAATTAATG aGTCCTTTGAGTCTCTTTATAACGTGGGAGAGATGCTTGGATCCGGAGGATTTGGCAGGGTGTACGAGGGAACGCGCAAATTTGATGGCAAAAAG gtTGCCATCAAGGAGATGCTCAAGATTGACAACGATCGTTATCTTCATATT CCTGGGCACCCCAAACCTCTCGTTACCGAAGTGGCGCTGTTGCTGATGATGAGGCGAGAACCCATAAGCCCCTACGTCATACATCTATACGAGTGGTTTGAACATCCTCAAACGTTCACTCTCGTTATGGAGTACCCGGAACCCTGCGAGAGCCTGCGTGCCTTCATCACCCGTAACCCTCGACTGTGTGAACCAGCCGCACAGGTCATCGTGCTACAGGCCATGATGGCGGTACTACACTGCATCGAGCGTGGTGTTTTTCACCATGACATCCATGCTCAGAATTTCCTGTTGAACAAAGACACGTTTCGTCTCAAGCTGATAGACTTTGGCTGCGGTCAGCTATTTAGTAGTGATGGCTACGAGAGCAAAATATACATCG GAGCACCGACTTACTGCCCACCTGAAGTCCTGACCGAACCTCGCTTCCACGCCATCCCAACAAATGTCTGGGCCCTAGGAGTCTTGTTGTATAAGATGGTGAACGGATGTCTTCCTTTTCGCAGTAGAAGAGAAATCACACAGGCCAAAATTACATTTCAGAACTCCACATTATCCGAAG AATGTACAGATCTGATTAGCCAGTGCCTAGCCCGGGATCCCACTAAACGGCCGACGTTAGAGCAGATGTTTCAGCATGAATGGATTACAAGTGATCTAGATTGGGGAAGTTCAGGAGATTCAATCCGTCTGTGA
- the LOC125259076 gene encoding serine/threonine-protein kinase pim-3-like isoform X1 yields the protein MSMAHMMGERGGQAVRSADSFDGWLCPPLPGQVPVEPKKTSRGLTARGAMGASPVNKRSTEKPTERRKRKQIRSFLNRPWKAMKSPFRCCCPCSDVDVVKPFVPSPDLEPEPDPEPPSPAPDHSGVKPINEKPTERRKRKRIRSFLNRLWKAMKSPFRCCCPCSDVDVVEPCVPPPDLEPDPDPEPPSPAPDLEPEPDPEPPSPAPDLEPDSDPEPPSPAPDLEPESDPEPPSPAPDLEPESDTEPPSPAPDHSGVKTINESFESLYNVGEMLGSGGFGRVYEGTRKFDGKKVAIKEMLKIDNDRYLHIPGHPKPLVTEVALLLMMRREPISPYVIHLYEWFEHPQTFTLVMEYPEPCESLRAFITRNPRLCEPAAQVIVLQAMMAVLHCIERGVFHHDIHAQNFLLNKDTFRLKLIDFGCGQLFSSDGYESKIYIGAPTYCPPEVLTEPRFHAIPTNVWALGVLLYKMVNGCLPFRSRREITQAKITFQNSTLSEGNNILAVLGGRLDPKPEVQPQPDRELGARPRLSENTRLRDWNQIIKHHHSHICFVLK from the exons ATGTCGATGGCTCACATGATGGGTGAAAGAGGAG GTCAGGCTGTCAGGTCCGCCGACAGCTTCGATGGATGGCTGTGCCCTCCGCTGCCAGGTCAAGTTCCTGTCGAGCCAAAGAAGACGTCACGTGGCCTAACTGCCCGGGGTGCCATGGGGGCTTCTCCTGTGAACAAGAGGTCAACAG AAAAACCTACAGAACGCAGGAAGAGGAAACAAATTCGTTCTTTCCTCAACAGGCCGTGGAAGGCGATGAAGAGTCCTTTCCGGTGCTGTTGCCCCTGTAGTGATGTGGATGTTGTGAAGCCTTTTGTCCCTTCACCAGATCTGGAGCCAGAGCCTGATCCCGAACCACCGTCACCTGCTCCAGATCACTCCGGCGTCAAGCCAATTAATG AAAAACCTACAGAAcgcaggaagaggaaaagaaTTCGTTCTTTCCTCAACAGGCTGTGGAAGGCGATGAAGAGTCCTTTCCGGTGCTGTTGCCCCTGTAGTGATGTGGATGTTGTGGAGCCTTGTGTCCCTCCACCAGATCTGGAGCCAGATCCTGATCCCGAACCACCGTCACCTGCTCCAGATCTGGAGCCAGAGCCTGATCCCGAGCCACCGTCACCTGCTCCAGATCTGGAGCCAGATTCTGATCCCGAGCCACCGTCACCTGCTCCAGATCTGGAGCCAGAGTCTGATCCCGAGCCACCGTCACCTGCTCCAGATCTGGAGCCAGAGTCTGATACCGAGCCACCGTCACCTGCTCCAGATCACTCCGGCGTCAAGACAATTAATG aGTCCTTTGAGTCTCTTTATAACGTGGGAGAGATGCTTGGATCCGGAGGATTTGGCAGGGTGTACGAGGGAACGCGCAAATTTGATGGCAAAAAG gtTGCCATCAAGGAGATGCTCAAGATTGACAACGATCGTTATCTTCATATT CCTGGGCACCCCAAACCTCTCGTTACCGAAGTGGCGCTGTTGCTGATGATGAGGCGAGAACCCATAAGCCCCTACGTCATACATCTATACGAGTGGTTTGAACATCCTCAAACGTTCACTCTCGTTATGGAGTACCCGGAACCCTGCGAGAGCCTGCGTGCCTTCATCACCCGTAACCCTCGACTGTGTGAACCAGCCGCACAGGTCATCGTGCTACAGGCCATGATGGCGGTACTACACTGCATCGAGCGTGGTGTTTTTCACCATGACATCCATGCTCAGAATTTCCTGTTGAACAAAGACACGTTTCGTCTCAAGCTGATAGACTTTGGCTGCGGTCAGCTATTTAGTAGTGATGGCTACGAGAGCAAAATATACATCG GAGCACCGACTTACTGCCCACCTGAAGTCCTGACCGAACCTCGCTTCCACGCCATCCCAACAAATGTCTGGGCCCTAGGAGTCTTGTTGTATAAGATGGTGAACGGATGTCTTCCTTTTCGCAGTAGAAGAGAAATCACACAGGCCAAAATTACATTTCAGAACTCCACATTATCCGAAG GAAATAACATACTTGCTGTCCTTGGTGGAAGACTTGACCCGAAGCCTGAAGTCCAACCCCAACCTGACAGGGAACTCGGAGCCCGTCCACGTCTGAGCGAGAACACGAGACTGCGAGACTGGAACCAAATCATCAAGCATCATCACAGCCACATttgctttgttttaaaatga